One genomic segment of Novisyntrophococcus fermenticellae includes these proteins:
- a CDS encoding V-type ATP synthase subunit A, with translation MSTGVIKKVAGPLVIAAGMRDANMFDVVRVSEQRLTGEIIEMHGDEASIQVYEETSGLGPGEPVESEGIPLSVELGPGLISSIYDGIQRPLDEIMKISGNSLKRGIKVPSLNREKLWKFVPIVKIGDEVEPGDVLGTVQETIVVNHKIMVPVKIRGTVKEIRTGKYRVDEVIGIIGTADGDKEVTMMQKWPVRIGRPYQKKLPPRMPLITGQRVVDTFFPIAKGGVAAVPGPFGSGKTVIQHQLAKWAEADIVVYIGCGERGNEMTDVLNEFPELKDPKTGQSLMQRTVLIANTSDMPVAAREASIYTGITIAEYFRDMGFSVALMADSTSRWAEALREMSGRLEEMPGEEGYPAYLGSRLAQFYERAGDVISLGKEGREGALSVIGAVSPPGGDISEPVSQATLRIVKVFWGLDSDLAYKRHFPAINWLKSYSLYLDDMEKWFNKNVASDWMMCRQKMMSLLQDEAELEEIVKMVGMDALSAGDRLKMEAARSIREDFLHQNSFHETDTYSSLKKQHLMMQLVLSWYESAAEALGQGAGMNDLIKLLVREKIGRFKYVHEDELEKAFETIMKEIYEETAEVLGRGDL, from the coding sequence ATGAGTACCGGGGTTATAAAAAAGGTGGCTGGTCCGCTGGTGATTGCTGCAGGCATGCGGGATGCGAATATGTTTGATGTAGTTCGTGTAAGTGAACAGAGGCTGACAGGTGAAATTATAGAGATGCATGGGGATGAGGCATCCATCCAGGTGTATGAAGAAACATCGGGCTTAGGTCCCGGTGAGCCAGTGGAGTCTGAAGGAATTCCGCTGTCTGTAGAGCTGGGACCCGGACTGATTTCGAGTATCTATGACGGTATTCAAAGACCGTTGGATGAAATTATGAAAATATCGGGAAACAGCCTGAAGAGAGGAATCAAGGTACCGTCTTTAAACCGGGAGAAACTCTGGAAGTTTGTTCCTATTGTAAAGATTGGGGACGAAGTGGAGCCAGGCGATGTTCTTGGGACAGTGCAAGAGACGATTGTTGTCAATCATAAGATCATGGTTCCCGTCAAAATCCGGGGTACGGTAAAGGAAATCCGGACAGGAAAATACAGGGTTGATGAGGTAATCGGTATAATCGGTACCGCTGATGGAGATAAAGAAGTTACCATGATGCAGAAATGGCCGGTCCGTATAGGGCGGCCTTATCAGAAAAAACTTCCTCCCAGGATGCCGCTCATTACGGGTCAGAGAGTGGTGGACACCTTTTTTCCGATTGCCAAAGGAGGAGTTGCAGCAGTTCCTGGTCCTTTCGGAAGCGGGAAGACAGTAATTCAGCATCAGCTTGCAAAATGGGCAGAAGCAGACATTGTGGTGTATATTGGCTGCGGCGAGCGCGGTAATGAGATGACGGATGTTTTGAACGAGTTTCCTGAGTTGAAAGATCCAAAGACCGGACAATCCCTGATGCAGAGGACGGTGTTGATTGCAAACACTTCTGATATGCCCGTGGCAGCTCGTGAGGCATCTATCTATACCGGTATCACGATTGCAGAATATTTCCGTGATATGGGATTTTCCGTGGCATTAATGGCAGATTCCACTTCACGCTGGGCTGAGGCACTAAGAGAAATGTCAGGGCGCCTGGAGGAGATGCCCGGAGAGGAAGGTTATCCGGCCTATCTGGGAAGCCGCCTTGCCCAGTTCTATGAGCGTGCAGGGGATGTGATTTCACTTGGGAAAGAAGGGCGGGAAGGCGCTTTGTCTGTGATAGGTGCTGTTTCACCACCAGGCGGTGATATCTCAGAGCCGGTATCGCAGGCAACACTGCGTATTGTTAAAGTATTCTGGGGTCTGGATTCGGATCTGGCTTATAAGCGTCACTTTCCGGCAATTAACTGGCTGAAAAGCTATTCTTTATACCTGGACGATATGGAAAAATGGTTTAATAAGAATGTGGCATCTGATTGGATGATGTGCCGTCAAAAAATGATGTCTCTTCTGCAGGATGAGGCGGAACTTGAAGAAATCGTAAAAATGGTCGGAATGGATGCTCTTTCAGCAGGGGACCGCCTGAAAATGGAGGCGGCCAGATCAATCCGTGAAGACTTTCTGCATCAGAACTCTTTTCATGAAACAGATACCTATTCTTCCCTGAAAAAACAGCATCTGATGATGCAGCTGGTTCTGTCCTGGTACGAAAGTGCAGCAGAAGCATTGGGTCAGGGGGCAGGAATGAATGACCTGATTAAGCTTCTGGTCAGAGAGAAAATCGGAAGATTCAAATATGTTCATGAGGATGAATTGGAAAAAGCATTTGAGACAATCATGAAAGAAATCTACGAAGAGACAGCAGAGGTATTGGGAAGGGGGGACCTGTAA
- a CDS encoding V-type ATP synthase subunit F, with protein sequence MYKIAVLGAYDSIYGFAALGLDTYPVKDEEQALKTFRQLAEDSYAVIYITEAVAAQLLEEIEKYREQFLPAIIRIPGITGNTGAGIEGIKKSVEKAIGSDILFGENVESR encoded by the coding sequence ATGTATAAAATAGCGGTTCTTGGGGCGTATGACAGTATCTATGGATTTGCAGCGTTGGGACTGGATACGTATCCCGTGAAAGATGAGGAGCAGGCATTGAAAACTTTCCGGCAGCTGGCAGAAGATTCCTATGCCGTAATTTATATTACAGAGGCCGTGGCTGCACAGCTGTTGGAGGAAATTGAGAAATATCGTGAACAGTTTCTGCCTGCTATTATCCGGATTCCGGGCATCACCGGAAATACGGGAGCAGGCATAGAGGGAATCAAAAAGTCTGTGGAAAAGGCCATAGGCTCAGATATCTTGTTTGGTGAAAATGTAGAAAGCAGGTGA
- a CDS encoding V0D/AC39 family V-type ATPase subunit — translation MADHSFVYAVARIRSMETKLFSESEIEQLLACRTYENCVSFLTERGWGLSGQALDADSILKCESEKTWKAIRELKVDMSVFDILSFQNLYHNLKAAIKETCTGSPGANIYFSNTSVPKEEMIRIVREKDFKSLPEHMQEAANEALETMLQTRDGQLCDIIIDRALLETIRRTGDVSKDAMIRSYANIIVTLADIRIAVRAAKAGKNRQFLERALSPCDALNLDKLIRAAVSGVEAVCTYLIEEGFSDAVDCLKKSNSAFERWCDNRIIYTIQSQKYQSFSAGPLLAYVLARENEIKTVRMILTGKQNELSEDAIRERVRVMYV, via the coding sequence ATGGCTGATCATTCTTTTGTGTATGCGGTTGCACGGATTCGCTCCATGGAGACAAAGCTATTTTCGGAAAGCGAAATTGAGCAGCTGCTGGCTTGCAGGACATATGAAAATTGTGTTTCATTTTTGACGGAAAGAGGATGGGGTTTATCCGGCCAGGCTTTGGATGCGGATAGTATATTGAAGTGTGAGAGTGAGAAGACATGGAAAGCAATCAGAGAATTAAAAGTGGATATGTCTGTATTTGACATTTTATCCTTTCAGAACTTATATCATAATCTGAAAGCGGCCATAAAGGAAACTTGTACCGGTTCACCGGGCGCTAACATTTATTTTTCGAATACGTCCGTTCCAAAAGAGGAGATGATCCGCATCGTTCGGGAAAAGGATTTTAAATCACTGCCGGAACACATGCAGGAAGCCGCGAATGAGGCGTTGGAGACGATGCTTCAGACAAGAGATGGACAACTGTGTGATATCATCATAGACCGTGCCTTGCTGGAGACCATACGAAGAACCGGAGATGTATCCAAAGATGCTATGATTCGTTCGTATGCCAATATTATCGTGACGCTGGCAGACATCAGGATCGCCGTCAGGGCTGCGAAGGCGGGAAAGAACAGACAATTTTTGGAGCGGGCATTATCTCCTTGTGATGCTCTGAATCTGGATAAACTGATCCGGGCAGCAGTGTCCGGTGTTGAAGCGGTCTGCACTTATCTGATTGAAGAAGGCTTTTCCGATGCAGTCGATTGCCTGAAGAAATCCAATTCGGCATTTGAGCGGTGGTGTGATAATCGCATCATCTATACGATTCAGTCCCAAAAGTATCAGTCATTTTCCGCAGGACCGCTGCTGGCCTATGTCCTGGCCCGGGAAAATGAAATTAAGACCGTACGGATGATTCTCACCGGGAAGCAGAATGAACTTTCGGAAGATGCAATCCGGGAAAGGGTCAGGGTGATGTATGTATAA
- a CDS encoding V-type ATP synthase subunit E: protein MSGLDKMTQQILSEAQKEAEGLLADAKREEEEILAQGRNECEAWDKESSDLLDKELNEFRARAASAREQKRRRAILEAKQEIIAEMLEKVHKRMYEADSDEYFGFLRQMFGKYCHKGEGRMFLSARDLKRVPQGFLDSVEKIAGEKGGSVRLSKEPGQIADGFLLIYGDIEENCTFEALLQANKGRLIDQANRMLWRECDG from the coding sequence ATGAGTGGATTAGATAAGATGACGCAGCAGATTCTTTCGGAAGCACAGAAAGAGGCAGAGGGCTTACTGGCGGATGCAAAAAGAGAGGAAGAAGAAATTCTGGCGCAGGGAAGAAATGAATGTGAAGCCTGGGATAAGGAGTCTTCTGACCTTCTGGATAAGGAATTAAACGAATTTCGTGCCAGGGCGGCCTCTGCCCGGGAACAGAAAAGACGCAGAGCGATATTGGAAGCGAAGCAGGAAATCATTGCAGAGATGCTTGAAAAGGTTCATAAGCGGATGTATGAGGCTGACAGCGATGAGTACTTTGGCTTTTTAAGACAGATGTTTGGGAAATATTGTCATAAAGGCGAGGGGCGGATGTTTTTGAGCGCCCGTGATCTGAAAAGAGTCCCACAGGGGTTTTTGGATTCTGTAGAGAAAATTGCAGGAGAAAAAGGCGGATCTGTCCGGCTTTCAAAAGAACCGGGTCAGATAGCGGATGGATTTCTTCTGATATATGGAGATATTGAGGAGAACTGCACGTTTGAGGCTTTGCTCCAAGCCAACAAAGGCAGGCTGATCGATCAGGCGAACCGGATGCTATGGAGGGAGTGCGATGGCTGA
- a CDS encoding V-type ATP synthase subunit K, producing MNEMGLVLAVLGAVAAAGLAGIGSAYGVAVAGQAAAGVVTEDPSKFAKVLLLQLLPGTQGIYGLLVAFVTLSRIGLLGGNMSTISWQTGLMIFFACLPIGLVGLISARQQGNTSVASIGIIAKKPEQFGKSMLFPAMVETYAILALLISILAVTSIPV from the coding sequence ATGAATGAAATGGGTTTAGTTTTAGCAGTTTTAGGTGCAGTGGCGGCAGCAGGTCTTGCCGGAATCGGTTCTGCATACGGTGTGGCTGTGGCTGGCCAGGCAGCGGCTGGGGTTGTAACAGAGGATCCGTCGAAGTTCGCTAAGGTTCTGCTGCTGCAATTGTTACCTGGCACACAGGGAATTTACGGACTCCTGGTGGCATTTGTTACACTGAGCAGGATTGGCCTGCTGGGCGGTAACATGTCCACAATTTCCTGGCAGACAGGTCTTATGATTTTCTTTGCCTGCCTTCCGATAGGACTTGTCGGATTGATTTCTGCAAGACAGCAGGGTAATACATCCGTGGCATCTATTGGAATTATTGCAAAAAAACCGGAGCAGTTCGGTAAATCCATGCTGTTTCCCGCTATGGTAGAGACCTATGCAATCCTGGCTCTTTTGATCTCTATCCTGGCAGTTACCTCAATTCCTGTTTAA
- a CDS encoding V-type ATP synthase subunit I, which translates to MAVLQMQRINICGFRQHRKEILERLQKLGWMELDLDLEDEHYEKTETSGAKQAFQNRMHLAEQALEVLSKYVPEKSSLLAGLEGKTRLQGDIYELLASKRSEYSGIARDLVDMDREIAARNASIQKLENRMTELTPWMNLKVPMDTKGTKKTTFFAGSLPCLMDESQILGNLSVTLPKPEAFEIEVLSQNKGVTYLAVMCMKENAHGLEEALRQLGFARPSNVIGETPDREKERLEKETEKIQSEIIELKNKIYFHAGEREHLRLLSDYYRIRVDKYEVLGKLPQTRNVFAISGYIPQKYAYTLKEEMETQYEAVVEIEDIKETEEAPVILQNNRFARSGEGILTSFGFPHKGEIDPTFIMTIFYVFLFGLMLSDAAYGAIVSIACAVVLLKFPNMSKNLRKSLQLFFWCGISTVFWGLMFGGFFGDAVDVIAKTYFGVHLAEGESLLPALWFVPLKDPMKMLIYSMLFGCIHMFTGLALKGYMCLKDKNYMGFVCDVVFWFLLLLGLIFLLLPSGLFESISGIRFVFPEGVNFLAKAFTVTGAAGILLFSGRGRKNWALRIALGAYDLYNITGWLSDVLSYSRLLALGLATGVIASVINQMGSMVGGGVTGAVIFTIIFIAGHVLNLGINLLGAYVHTCRLQYVEFFGKFYESGGREFIPFRANTKYVDIEGGNGDE; encoded by the coding sequence ATGGCAGTTTTACAGATGCAGCGAATCAATATCTGTGGATTCAGGCAGCATCGCAAAGAAATACTGGAGCGTCTTCAAAAACTGGGCTGGATGGAACTTGACCTGGATTTGGAAGATGAGCATTACGAAAAAACAGAGACGTCCGGAGCAAAGCAGGCATTTCAAAATAGAATGCATCTGGCCGAGCAGGCTCTGGAAGTACTAAGCAAATATGTACCTGAAAAGTCATCATTGCTGGCAGGATTGGAAGGAAAGACACGCCTACAGGGGGATATATATGAACTTCTAGCATCAAAACGTTCCGAATATTCTGGTATAGCCCGTGACCTTGTGGATATGGACCGGGAAATTGCAGCTCGAAATGCCTCAATACAAAAGCTTGAAAACCGGATGACGGAGTTGACCCCCTGGATGAACCTGAAAGTCCCCATGGATACGAAGGGAACGAAGAAAACAACTTTTTTTGCCGGAAGTCTGCCCTGCCTGATGGATGAGTCACAGATTCTGGGGAACCTGTCAGTGACACTCCCAAAGCCGGAGGCGTTTGAGATTGAGGTTCTTTCGCAGAATAAGGGAGTTACCTATCTGGCTGTAATGTGTATGAAAGAAAATGCCCACGGCCTGGAGGAAGCATTAAGACAGCTGGGGTTTGCAAGACCGTCCAATGTAATCGGAGAAACTCCTGACCGGGAAAAAGAACGGCTGGAAAAAGAAACGGAGAAGATTCAGTCGGAAATTATAGAACTTAAGAATAAGATTTATTTTCATGCAGGTGAACGGGAACACTTACGGCTTCTATCTGATTATTACAGAATCAGAGTGGATAAATACGAAGTTCTGGGCAAGCTTCCTCAAACCCGCAACGTATTTGCCATCAGTGGATATATTCCACAAAAGTATGCCTATACCCTTAAGGAAGAGATGGAAACACAGTATGAGGCTGTTGTTGAAATAGAAGATATAAAGGAAACAGAAGAAGCACCGGTCATCCTGCAGAACAATCGTTTTGCGCGTTCCGGTGAAGGAATCCTTACTTCATTTGGTTTTCCGCATAAAGGTGAGATAGATCCGACTTTTATTATGACTATATTTTATGTGTTTTTATTTGGCCTGATGCTGTCAGATGCAGCCTATGGGGCAATCGTTTCCATTGCCTGCGCAGTTGTATTACTTAAATTTCCGAATATGAGTAAAAACTTAAGAAAATCCTTGCAGTTATTTTTCTGGTGTGGAATTTCCACAGTGTTTTGGGGGCTTATGTTCGGCGGGTTTTTCGGTGACGCTGTCGATGTTATTGCAAAGACTTATTTTGGCGTGCATCTTGCAGAAGGAGAATCTCTGTTGCCGGCACTCTGGTTCGTACCATTAAAGGATCCAATGAAGATGCTGATATACTCCATGCTGTTTGGGTGCATCCATATGTTTACCGGTCTGGCCTTAAAAGGTTATATGTGTTTAAAAGACAAGAATTATATGGGTTTTGTGTGTGATGTAGTATTTTGGTTTTTACTGCTTCTGGGCTTGATTTTTCTTCTGCTTCCCAGCGGCCTGTTCGAATCAATATCGGGAATCAGATTTGTTTTTCCGGAAGGCGTCAATTTTCTGGCAAAAGCATTTACCGTCACCGGAGCCGCGGGGATTTTGCTGTTTTCCGGGAGGGGCAGGAAAAACTGGGCACTTAGAATCGCATTGGGGGCATACGATCTGTATAATATAACCGGATGGCTTTCAGATGTACTTTCCTATTCCAGACTTCTGGCTTTGGGGCTGGCTACGGGGGTTATTGCTTCCGTAATCAATCAGATGGGCAGTATGGTTGGGGGCGGAGTGACAGGCGCTGTAATATTTACAATTATATTTATTGCAGGACATGTCCTGAATCTGGGTATTAATTTACTGGGGGCCTATGTCCATACCTGTCGTCTGCAGTATGTGGAGTTTTTTGGTAAATTTTATGAGTCCGGCGGAAGGGAATTTATACCTTTTCGCGCAAATACAAAATATGTAGATATTGAAGGAGGGAATGGAGATGAATGA
- a CDS encoding cobaltochelatase CobT-related protein, giving the protein MDEYRLELENRIRNLVWTISGDYTLGIKPDVESFLTSRNTSIYDSIKQGAFAKYLDREQLSLYLVKKVFMQAQEAPLLMVSSLCIEEAVKDRLMGEREGIAAIRKKACEEILDEEFNMLTSSNLGMLKAACLRESLDGHIVTTKQNTRWLELLHSLKDTRDTGRVIRVIDELYNQVVEPDFEKKKGGLDKVLAVTLEELKEFSWKDYLSEEMYEENLEVYLERISETMTTLDIREEKEEEPQAKNEEEKKKKKILVVDEEALEKMNLYVQLNYGKTYLSNREEKTVNYQMCRGIHDECSLYFTEGILQNPVKKNYQLEYAKKLKDKNLNEYYDNHRIVKQNIRILTDMLRRALTMHDQQDIVRTDCGMINPSQLWKVGRSRDTKLFLKEIKQDSINFAVDVLIDASGSQRKRQGKVAMQAYTISEALSNLSISHRVMSFCTFWDYTILHRFRDYEDDRKMNGRIFEYMTSANNRDGLAIKAVGAQLATREEEHKILIVLSDGKPYDVVVNRPGNKNPEPYRGEYAVKDTAFEVRKLRQQGISVLGVFAGEEQELLAERRIFGKDFAYIRNITGFSNIVGRYLMRQIED; this is encoded by the coding sequence GTGGATGAATATAGATTAGAGCTGGAAAACAGAATCAGAAATCTGGTCTGGACCATAAGTGGAGATTACACACTGGGGATTAAGCCGGATGTGGAAAGCTTTTTGACTTCCAGAAATACTTCCATTTATGACAGCATCAAACAAGGAGCATTTGCCAAATATCTGGACCGGGAGCAGCTATCCTTGTATCTTGTGAAAAAAGTCTTTATGCAGGCACAGGAAGCACCGCTTTTAATGGTCTCATCTTTGTGCATAGAAGAGGCAGTAAAGGATCGTCTGATGGGAGAGCGCGAAGGTATTGCCGCAATTCGGAAAAAGGCCTGTGAGGAGATTCTGGACGAGGAATTCAATATGCTGACATCTTCTAATCTGGGTATGCTTAAAGCAGCCTGTTTAAGGGAGAGCCTGGACGGGCATATCGTTACTACAAAGCAGAATACCAGATGGCTGGAACTACTTCATTCCCTAAAGGATACACGGGATACCGGAAGGGTTATCCGGGTCATTGATGAACTTTATAATCAGGTTGTTGAGCCTGATTTTGAGAAGAAGAAGGGTGGTCTTGATAAAGTACTTGCGGTAACACTGGAGGAACTGAAAGAATTTTCCTGGAAAGATTATCTGTCTGAGGAGATGTATGAAGAAAATCTGGAGGTATATCTGGAGCGGATCAGCGAAACCATGACGACGTTGGATATCCGAGAGGAAAAGGAAGAAGAACCGCAGGCAAAGAACGAGGAGGAAAAGAAAAAGAAAAAAATTCTGGTAGTAGATGAAGAGGCATTGGAGAAGATGAATCTCTATGTACAGCTGAATTACGGGAAGACGTATCTGTCAAATCGGGAAGAAAAAACCGTGAATTATCAGATGTGCCGCGGAATTCATGACGAATGTAGTCTGTATTTTACAGAGGGAATTCTTCAAAATCCGGTGAAAAAGAATTACCAGCTTGAATATGCGAAAAAGTTAAAAGATAAAAATCTCAATGAATATTATGATAATCATCGGATAGTAAAGCAAAATATCCGTATTCTCACCGATATGCTGCGCAGGGCATTGACCATGCATGACCAGCAGGACATCGTCCGGACAGATTGTGGGATGATTAATCCTTCCCAGTTATGGAAGGTGGGCCGAAGCCGGGATACGAAGCTATTTCTGAAAGAAATCAAGCAGGATTCCATTAATTTTGCAGTAGATGTGCTGATTGATGCCAGCGGATCGCAGCGAAAAAGGCAGGGAAAAGTGGCTATGCAGGCGTATACCATCAGCGAGGCTTTGAGTAATCTGTCGATTTCACATCGTGTTATGAGCTTTTGCACTTTCTGGGACTATACGATATTACACCGTTTTCGTGACTATGAGGATGACAGAAAGATGAATGGGCGCATCTTCGAGTATATGACTTCTGCCAATAACAGGGATGGACTGGCCATTAAAGCGGTGGGGGCCCAGCTTGCAACACGAGAAGAGGAACACAAGATTTTAATTGTCCTAAGTGACGGAAAACCCTATGATGTGGTGGTCAACCGTCCGGGAAACAAGAATCCCGAACCTTATCGGGGGGAATACGCCGTCAAGGATACTGCATTTGAGGTACGTAAATTAAGGCAGCAGGGAATTTCAGTGCTTGGTGTATTTGCCGGTGAGGAGCAGGAGTTGCTGGCAGAACGGCGGATATTTGGTAAGGATTTTGCATATATTCGTAACATTACAGGGTTTTCAAATATTGTAGGCAGATATTTGATGCGGCAGATTGAAGATTAA
- a CDS encoding AAA family ATPase, protein MTEELKVLEAQQVDSGLIEALELFRKKYKTDEKVSHRVVKPAIPFYGREILEMSIAALLEGENLLLTGAKATGKNVLAENLAWLFGRPSYNVSFHVNTGSAELIGTDTFRDNEVSLRKGSIYRCAEYGGFGILDEINMAKNDAVSVLHATLDYRRSIDVPGYDKIDLHPAARFIGTMNYGYAGTKELNEALVSRFLVIDMPSQTEETLSYILERMYPNMRARAKEQWIGLFLDLQLKAEHGEISTKALDLRGMTGAIAAIKQGLKPTLAARMGITNKCFDIFEKEIVQDVVMTRIPEEWTSGDVFA, encoded by the coding sequence ATGACAGAAGAATTAAAGGTTTTAGAAGCACAGCAGGTTGATTCCGGTCTGATTGAAGCCCTGGAGTTATTCCGAAAAAAATACAAGACAGATGAAAAAGTAAGCCACAGAGTTGTAAAGCCTGCAATCCCCTTCTACGGAAGAGAGATACTTGAGATGTCTATCGCAGCACTTCTTGAGGGAGAGAACCTGTTGCTTACAGGTGCCAAGGCCACAGGAAAGAATGTCCTGGCAGAGAATCTGGCATGGCTGTTCGGCAGGCCTTCTTATAACGTTTCCTTTCATGTAAACACCGGCAGTGCAGAACTGATCGGTACGGATACATTTCGGGACAATGAGGTATCACTGCGTAAGGGCAGCATCTACCGTTGTGCCGAGTACGGGGGATTTGGAATTCTCGACGAGATCAATATGGCCAAGAATGATGCGGTTTCTGTACTGCATGCGACCCTTGATTACCGAAGAAGCATCGATGTACCAGGATATGATAAAATCGATCTGCATCCTGCGGCCAGATTTATCGGAACGATGAATTACGGATATGCAGGAACGAAAGAATTAAATGAAGCTCTGGTATCCAGATTCCTTGTCATTGATATGCCTTCCCAGACAGAAGAGACGTTGTCCTATATCCTGGAGCGTATGTACCCGAATATGAGAGCACGGGCAAAAGAGCAGTGGATCGGCCTGTTTCTGGATTTGCAGTTAAAAGCGGAGCACGGGGAAATTTCTACAAAGGCTTTGGATTTAAGAGGAATGACAGGGGCTATCGCTGCTATAAAGCAGGGGCTTAAGCCCACACTGGCAGCCCGCATGGGCATTACAAATAAGTGTTTTGACATCTTTGAAAAGGAAATTGTGCAGGACGTGGTGATGACACGTATACCGGAGGAGTGGACGTCAGGAGATGTCTTTGCATGA
- a CDS encoding ammonium transporter yields MYSSVNTLWILVATALVFFMQAGFAMVETGFTRAKNAGNIIMKNLMDFALGTPIYWLLGFGIMFGGGGALIGGFDPMVKGDYSAILPSGVPPMVYLIFQTVFCATAATIVSGAMAERTKFSAYCIYSMVISAVIYPVSGHWIWGGGWLAQIGFHDFAGSTAVHMVGGISALIGAKMLGPRIGKYDKKGNPKAIPGHSLTLGALGVFILWFCWFGFNGGSTVSATGDDVLASMGNIFVTTNMSAATASIAVMMITWIRYKKPDVSMTLNGSLAGLVAVTAGTDLVSPFGAAVIGIIAGFAVVFGIEFVDKILKIDDPVGAVGVHGICGALGTILTGLFAVDGGLFYGGGVSLLLTQILGVIAVMAWVTVTITITFFLIDHTIGLRVSEIEEIEGLDIHEHGLVSAYADFMPSDIHLSGEMNTSPADIVIGRSAAETIPVTHVNIDRNESSASKITKVEIITKQNKFEALKAAMNEIGVTGITVTNVLGCGIQKGSTEYYRGVPMEMNLLPKIQIEIVVSKVPVDLVIQEARKALYTGNIGDGKIFIYNVENVIKVRTGESGYDALQGEE; encoded by the coding sequence ATGTATTCATCAGTCAACACACTCTGGATTCTTGTGGCAACCGCATTGGTTTTCTTCATGCAGGCAGGATTCGCAATGGTAGAAACAGGATTTACAAGAGCGAAAAACGCGGGCAACATTATCATGAAAAATCTCATGGATTTCGCCCTTGGAACTCCGATTTACTGGTTATTAGGATTTGGAATCATGTTTGGAGGAGGCGGTGCACTCATTGGAGGCTTTGATCCTATGGTAAAAGGAGATTATTCCGCCATACTGCCCAGTGGTGTGCCGCCTATGGTTTATCTGATTTTTCAAACGGTCTTTTGTGCTACCGCAGCAACCATCGTATCCGGTGCAATGGCTGAAAGGACAAAATTCTCTGCATATTGTATCTACAGCATGGTAATCAGTGCGGTGATATACCCTGTATCCGGTCATTGGATCTGGGGCGGCGGCTGGCTGGCACAGATAGGATTCCATGACTTTGCCGGTTCTACAGCCGTCCATATGGTTGGTGGTATATCTGCACTGATTGGAGCAAAGATGCTGGGGCCCCGTATAGGCAAATATGATAAAAAGGGAAATCCCAAAGCAATCCCCGGCCACAGCCTGACACTTGGCGCACTGGGAGTGTTCATCCTTTGGTTCTGCTGGTTTGGTTTTAACGGCGGCTCTACTGTCTCTGCAACAGGGGATGACGTCCTTGCTTCCATGGGAAACATCTTCGTAACAACAAACATGTCTGCGGCAACGGCCTCCATTGCAGTTATGATGATTACCTGGATTCGATATAAGAAACCCGATGTGTCAATGACACTGAACGGTTCTTTAGCCGGTCTGGTCGCAGTAACCGCAGGTACGGATCTGGTGTCTCCATTTGGTGCCGCAGTCATCGGAATCATTGCCGGTTTCGCAGTCGTATTCGGAATAGAATTTGTAGATAAGATACTGAAAATTGATGATCCGGTGGGTGCTGTAGGCGTTCACGGCATATGCGGAGCATTAGGTACCATTCTCACCGGCTTGTTTGCAGTGGATGGGGGACTATTCTATGGCGGAGGAGTTTCTTTACTGCTTACGCAAATTCTTGGTGTGATCGCAGTAATGGCATGGGTAACCGTAACAATTACAATTACCTTTTTTTTGATTGACCATACCATCGGCCTCCGGGTGAGTGAGATTGAAGAGATTGAAGGTCTGGATATTCATGAACATGGTCTCGTCAGTGCATATGCAGATTTCATGCCATCTGATATCCATCTTTCAGGCGAAATGAATACATCGCCAGCAGACATTGTTATAGGAAGGTCTGCCGCGGAAACCATTCCCGTTACACATGTCAACATTGACAGGAATGAATCATCTGCGTCTAAGATTACAAAGGTTGAAATTATCACCAAGCAAAATAAATTCGAGGCGCTGAAAGCGGCAATGAACGAAATCGGCGTCACAGGTATCACTGTGACGAATGTGTTAGGCTGCGGGATTCAAAAAGGATCAACCGAATATTACCGCGGCGTCCCGATGGAGATGAACCTGCTTCCAAAGATACAAATTGAGATTGTAGTAAGTAAGGTGCCTGTCGATCTGGTCATTCAGGAAGCCAGAAAGGCTCTGTATACCGGTAATATCGGAGATGGAAAAATATTTATATATAATGTAGAAAATGTCATTAAAGTGCGTACCGGTGAATCCGGCTATGATGCTTTGCAAGGAGAAGAATAG